The following proteins come from a genomic window of Desmospora profundinema:
- a CDS encoding non-ribosomal peptide synthetase, with product MSKQVKIEKVYNLSPMQEGMLYHFLLHENTATYFQQMTFSIEGNMDVSAFKESIQRLVQRHEILRTAFFYQKIEKPKQVVLTSREVPVHVKDLSHLSAEESQSAILSYQQEDRRQSFDLQKDSLMRFALFKRGVKEVTVVWSFHHILLDGWSVGNLIRELFAIYSRIQQNQPLRLEEIKPYQAFIEWLEERDPIDSLSYWREYLAGYEERACLPRKQNRLEGQEAYRECTFAISEEMTQALIQFSKQHHVTLNTTFQALWAVLLQRYANQEDVVFGAVHSGRSAAIDGMEKMVGLFINTVPVRIKSSSGSFAALVRTMQKQALQSEMYGHCPLYEVQKQSVHKEALFDHLLVFENYPLDQEVVHLFQSEGQEIHIRDVNCFERTNYPLSIAVMPGRSIQVKLTYDAAVFEPTWILRIENHLKQVAQTVLAQPEISVQQIEIVDEWEKQQLLVTWNDTYAEYPKEKTIHRWFEEQALKTPNRTAVVCKEENLTYRELNEQANRLAHVLSRSGTRPDERVGLMMERSIDGIVGILAILKAGGAYVPLDPQYPVERLQMMATDSGVKRILSQPGILAKLDKAPFGSIEWLDVQAVKETGGDAANLPPISRSTDLAYVMVTSGTTGRPKGVMVEHRSVINFLTHRITQLDIQEEDRIGQFASISFDVSVEEIGMSLLTGAGLYLITPELIYDVGKLEDYIQRNRLTVLHLPSSYAKQLSGEVSSSLRHLIVGGSLAPRSLVERWKERCIHSYGPTETTVSATMWRADDSRRDSIVPIGKPNANVQVYIVNQHLQLQPVGVPGELCIGGAGLARGYLGQPDLTAETFISNPFVPGERLYRTGDLVTYLPDGNLAFLGRIDQQVKVRGYRIEPGEIESVLLMHTNVTGATVRDWSDEQGESYLAAYVTLDPSVPGHELKEYLSQKLPAFMIPSFILELDEIPFTSNGKVDRSALPKPVESVKGDEYVPPATQLEKQLAKIWEDMLGVKPIGVTDDFFQIGGHSLKAIQLMAIIHKKLEMEVSVRILFDHPTIRQMAVYLQDQNTAAFHSIQPVPAQAFYPVSSAQKRMYILQQLDPTSTHYHMSGGLMLEGSLDRVRLEQAFQALIRRHESLRTSFEVVDGEPVQRVHAAVDFRLPVHQATKDKLKHQVNQLIQPFSLYQAPLFRAGLIQLEPDQHLLLIDLHHIIADGVSVDLLLHDLSMLYQGESLPELPIQYKDFSVWQQEWMKSDACKRQESYWLNTFAGEIPVLDLPTDYVRPERQTFKGSHVPFVLEQELTQSLKRLAAETETTVYMLLLAAYNVLLHNYTNQSDVIVASPVVGRPHADVESVVGMFVNTLALRNRPEGQKRWIDFIREVKERALAAYDHADYPFEVLVEKLSLQRDLGRNPLFQAMITFQSFGRDVLQLEGMNVSAYELDYANSKFDLLLFATETQNRIECRMEYATSLFKRETIQRMMQHFVQIVRDMVHHTDKRIAEVQMLTDQEKHRLLVEWNDTTKVNRLKEKTIQGLFEKQAEQTPHQTAVVFKEKQLTYRELNHQANRLAHLLRQRGVGPDDRVGLLVERSLEMVVGMLGILKAGGAYVPIDPDYPDDRIQFMLSDSGAQRVISDDAVMNRLKGARGPSVQEWIDVKHVACSDLESSNPPMITSDRNLAYVIYTSGTTGQPKGVMMEHRQLLNLLHDQIFHTSIPFNGEVLQFHTISFDVSFQEIFSTLISGGCLYVIENQMKQDIQSLLRYIEEKSISILFWPVSYVKTVFQSVDRLPPSVQHVITAGEQLVVSAPLQRYIRQSHVQLHNHYGPSETHVVTTYTLSSETEREEHPPIGKPIANTKIYLLNENLQLQPQGVVGEIYISGESVARGYLGRPEQTAERFIPHPFIPEERMYRTGDLARYRSDGNIEFLGRIDHQVKVRGYRIEPSEIESVLLEHSKVKDAVVREWTDEQNEVDLCAYVVTAGSVTPDELKSDISQKLPRYMLPSFIIQLEEIPLNPNGKVDRSKLPKPDVSHVQYEYVAPATPLEKQLTAIWEEVLGVDSIGVTDDFFAIGGHSLKAISLISRIDEVLHRRVQVSVMFTHRTVRELAAYLSTSADDSSAVPLLNKNTGANLFCFPPIAGYSAVFSRMAQELDTHTVVGLDFIEDDDRLQKYRDQIIQMQKEGPYRLLGYSAGCSLAFEVAKKMESEGHEVSDLILLDGVPRTNILFSTDEEVKRQAEEAVETFLQHQLRKDLSVGTKEAFLEKVENYLRYFNRVINDGGVEASIHVVQSEGGSEKVMDWEAMTPRFHHYQGSGGHMDLLVPPHLTTNTAMIQQILMNKVEV from the coding sequence ATGTCGAAGCAAGTCAAGATCGAAAAGGTTTATAATTTATCACCGATGCAAGAGGGGATGTTATACCATTTTCTCTTGCATGAAAACACGGCGACCTATTTTCAACAAATGACCTTTTCCATAGAAGGGAATATGGATGTATCCGCTTTTAAAGAGAGTATTCAACGGTTGGTGCAACGGCATGAGATTCTGCGGACGGCTTTTTTCTATCAAAAAATAGAAAAGCCAAAACAAGTGGTACTAACCAGCCGGGAAGTGCCCGTCCATGTGAAGGATCTATCCCATCTATCTGCAGAAGAGTCCCAATCGGCCATTCTGTCCTATCAGCAAGAAGATCGACGACAAAGCTTTGATTTGCAAAAAGACAGCTTAATGCGCTTTGCCCTGTTTAAACGGGGAGTGAAGGAGGTTACTGTCGTTTGGAGCTTTCACCATATTCTCTTGGATGGTTGGAGTGTAGGAAATCTCATCAGAGAGTTATTTGCCATCTATTCACGGATCCAACAGAATCAACCCTTGCGCTTGGAAGAAATAAAACCCTATCAAGCGTTTATCGAATGGCTGGAAGAGCGGGATCCCATCGACTCTTTGAGTTATTGGAGAGAGTACCTGGCGGGATATGAAGAGCGCGCATGCTTGCCGAGGAAACAAAACCGGCTCGAAGGACAGGAAGCATATCGGGAGTGCACGTTTGCCATCAGTGAAGAGATGACCCAAGCGTTGATCCAGTTCAGCAAACAGCATCACGTCACTCTCAATACCACGTTTCAAGCCCTTTGGGCCGTTTTATTGCAACGCTATGCGAACCAGGAGGATGTGGTCTTTGGAGCGGTTCATTCCGGAAGATCGGCAGCGATCGACGGAATGGAAAAGATGGTCGGCCTCTTTATCAATACCGTTCCCGTTCGAATCAAAAGCAGTTCCGGCTCATTTGCAGCGCTGGTACGAACGATGCAAAAGCAAGCCCTGCAATCAGAAATGTACGGTCATTGCCCGCTCTATGAAGTTCAAAAACAAAGTGTTCATAAAGAAGCGTTGTTTGATCATCTCCTTGTTTTTGAAAATTACCCTCTGGACCAAGAAGTGGTGCACCTATTCCAAAGTGAGGGACAAGAGATCCACATTCGTGATGTAAACTGCTTTGAGCGGACCAATTATCCCCTGTCCATCGCTGTGATGCCTGGACGATCCATCCAGGTGAAATTGACCTACGATGCCGCCGTATTTGAGCCAACATGGATTCTTCGTATTGAAAATCACCTGAAGCAAGTGGCGCAAACCGTGTTGGCGCAACCCGAAATATCGGTTCAACAGATCGAGATCGTCGATGAATGGGAGAAACAACAGTTGCTCGTCACGTGGAACGACACTTACGCGGAGTATCCGAAAGAAAAAACGATTCACCGCTGGTTTGAAGAACAAGCGTTAAAAACCCCGAATCGCACAGCCGTGGTGTGCAAGGAAGAAAACCTCACCTATCGAGAGCTGAATGAGCAAGCCAATCGGTTGGCGCATGTGTTGAGCCGAAGCGGAACGAGGCCGGATGAGCGGGTGGGGTTGATGATGGAGCGATCCATCGATGGGATCGTGGGGATCCTGGCGATTTTAAAAGCAGGCGGAGCCTATGTGCCGCTGGATCCCCAATATCCGGTGGAACGGCTGCAAATGATGGCGACGGATAGTGGAGTGAAGCGGATTCTGAGCCAACCGGGGATTCTGGCAAAGCTCGACAAAGCCCCGTTCGGATCCATCGAATGGCTGGATGTCCAAGCCGTAAAGGAAACGGGCGGGGATGCTGCCAACCTGCCCCCGATCAGCCGGTCGACAGACTTGGCCTATGTGATGGTTACCTCGGGAACGACCGGACGGCCCAAAGGGGTGATGGTGGAACACCGGAGTGTGATCAACTTTTTAACCCATCGGATCACACAGTTGGACATTCAAGAAGAGGATCGGATCGGGCAATTTGCCAGCATTTCGTTTGATGTGTCGGTGGAAGAAATCGGGATGAGCCTCCTTACCGGAGCCGGTCTTTATTTGATAACTCCCGAACTGATCTATGATGTGGGGAAACTGGAGGACTATATTCAACGAAATCGGCTGACGGTTCTTCATTTACCTTCCTCTTATGCGAAGCAGTTGAGCGGTGAAGTATCCTCTTCTCTTCGTCATTTGATTGTGGGGGGATCGTTGGCCCCCCGTTCCTTGGTGGAGAGGTGGAAGGAGCGTTGTATTCATTCCTATGGGCCCACCGAAACAACCGTATCCGCCACCATGTGGAGAGCAGACGACAGCCGCCGGGATTCCATTGTCCCGATTGGAAAGCCCAATGCCAACGTGCAGGTTTACATTGTCAATCAACACTTGCAACTGCAGCCGGTCGGTGTTCCGGGAGAGCTGTGCATTGGCGGGGCGGGGCTGGCCCGCGGCTATCTCGGACAACCGGACTTGACTGCGGAAACGTTTATCTCCAATCCATTTGTTCCGGGAGAGCGGCTGTATCGGACAGGGGATCTCGTAACCTATTTGCCGGACGGCAATCTTGCGTTTTTGGGGCGGATCGACCAGCAAGTGAAAGTGCGCGGGTATCGGATTGAACCCGGGGAGATCGAATCCGTTCTCCTCATGCATACGAACGTAACTGGTGCAACCGTGCGGGATTGGAGCGACGAACAAGGAGAAAGTTATCTCGCCGCCTATGTGACATTGGATCCATCCGTACCCGGTCACGAGCTGAAGGAGTATCTAAGCCAAAAGCTGCCCGCATTCATGATCCCTTCATTCATCCTGGAACTGGACGAAATCCCTTTCACCTCAAACGGAAAAGTGGATCGAAGCGCTTTACCCAAACCGGTGGAGTCGGTGAAAGGAGACGAATATGTACCGCCGGCTACCCAGCTGGAAAAGCAGTTGGCCAAAATATGGGAAGATATGCTGGGTGTCAAGCCGATTGGTGTAACAGATGATTTTTTTCAGATTGGCGGACACTCGTTAAAAGCGATTCAACTGATGGCGATCATCCATAAAAAGCTGGAGATGGAGGTGTCGGTTCGGATCCTATTTGACCATCCCACCATCCGGCAGATGGCGGTCTATTTGCAGGATCAAAATACAGCCGCGTTTCATTCGATACAGCCCGTTCCCGCTCAGGCGTTTTATCCCGTCTCTTCCGCACAAAAACGAATGTATATCTTGCAGCAGCTGGATCCGACATCGACGCACTATCATATGTCCGGCGGGCTGATGCTGGAAGGATCCCTGGATCGGGTCCGATTGGAGCAAGCCTTCCAAGCGCTTATCCGACGCCATGAATCGCTTCGAACCTCTTTTGAAGTGGTGGATGGGGAGCCGGTTCAAAGGGTTCATGCAGCGGTTGACTTCCGGCTGCCTGTTCACCAAGCAACAAAAGACAAATTAAAACATCAGGTGAATCAGTTGATTCAGCCCTTTTCTCTCTATCAAGCTCCGCTGTTTCGTGCAGGGCTGATTCAGTTGGAGCCGGATCAGCATCTGCTTTTGATCGATCTGCATCATATTATCGCAGATGGCGTATCCGTTGATTTGCTCCTGCATGATCTTTCCATGCTCTATCAAGGGGAGTCGTTACCCGAACTGCCCATTCAATACAAGGACTTTTCCGTTTGGCAGCAAGAGTGGATGAAATCAGACGCATGTAAACGTCAAGAATCCTATTGGTTAAACACCTTTGCGGGTGAGATTCCCGTTTTGGATTTGCCGACCGATTATGTCCGTCCAGAGAGACAAACCTTTAAAGGGAGTCATGTACCCTTTGTATTGGAGCAAGAATTAACCCAATCGTTAAAACGATTGGCCGCGGAAACGGAAACAACGGTCTACATGCTATTGCTGGCGGCGTATAATGTCCTGCTTCACAACTATACGAATCAATCCGATGTGATCGTCGCCTCTCCCGTCGTCGGCCGGCCCCATGCAGACGTGGAATCCGTTGTAGGCATGTTTGTGAATACCCTTGCATTGCGCAACCGGCCGGAGGGACAGAAGAGATGGATCGATTTTATTCGGGAAGTAAAAGAAAGAGCGCTAGCCGCTTATGATCATGCGGACTATCCCTTTGAGGTGTTGGTAGAAAAGCTTTCCCTCCAGCGGGATCTCGGGCGAAATCCGTTGTTTCAAGCCATGATCACCTTTCAAAGTTTTGGTCGGGATGTTCTTCAGTTGGAGGGGATGAACGTATCAGCCTATGAACTGGATTACGCGAACTCGAAGTTTGACCTCTTATTATTTGCAACAGAGACACAGAACCGAATCGAGTGTCGGATGGAGTATGCCACTTCTTTGTTTAAGCGGGAAACGATTCAACGCATGATGCAACACTTTGTGCAGATTGTTCGGGATATGGTTCATCATACGGACAAGCGGATCGCTGAAGTTCAGATGCTGACAGACCAAGAGAAGCACCGGCTGCTGGTGGAATGGAACGATACCACGAAGGTGAACCGCCTGAAAGAAAAGACGATACAGGGGTTGTTTGAAAAACAGGCGGAACAGACACCCCATCAAACCGCTGTGGTGTTCAAAGAAAAGCAACTGACTTACCGAGAGTTGAATCATCAGGCCAATCGTTTGGCGCATCTGTTGCGTCAGCGCGGAGTGGGGCCGGATGACCGCGTCGGGCTGCTGGTGGAACGTTCACTGGAGATGGTTGTGGGGATGTTGGGGATTTTGAAGGCGGGTGGAGCTTATGTTCCTATTGATCCCGACTATCCCGACGACCGGATTCAATTCATGCTGTCTGACAGCGGAGCACAGAGGGTGATCAGCGACGATGCGGTGATGAATCGGTTAAAAGGAGCAAGAGGGCCATCCGTCCAAGAGTGGATCGACGTCAAACACGTGGCATGCAGCGATCTGGAATCCTCTAACCCGCCCATGATCACTTCGGACAGGAACCTGGCTTATGTCATCTATACTTCAGGGACGACAGGTCAACCAAAAGGTGTAATGATGGAGCATCGCCAGCTTTTGAATTTGCTGCACGATCAAATCTTTCATACCTCCATTCCTTTTAATGGAGAGGTGTTGCAATTTCATACCATCAGCTTCGATGTGAGCTTCCAAGAAATTTTCTCGACACTCATTTCCGGCGGATGTTTATATGTCATAGAAAATCAAATGAAACAGGATATCCAATCGTTGCTGCGATATATCGAAGAGAAATCGATTTCGATTCTCTTCTGGCCGGTTTCATATGTAAAAACCGTATTCCAGTCGGTGGATCGATTGCCGCCGTCGGTTCAACATGTGATTACAGCCGGTGAGCAGCTGGTGGTTTCTGCACCGTTGCAGCGTTATATCCGTCAAAGTCATGTCCAGCTGCACAATCACTACGGTCCGTCGGAAACGCATGTGGTAACCACGTACACCCTTTCTTCGGAAACGGAACGGGAGGAACATCCCCCCATCGGAAAACCCATTGCGAATACGAAAATCTATTTGTTAAACGAAAATCTACAATTGCAGCCGCAAGGCGTGGTGGGGGAAATCTATATCTCGGGGGAGAGTGTAGCGAGGGGCTATCTGGGACGGCCGGAACAGACCGCTGAGCGATTTATTCCCCATCCCTTTATTCCTGAAGAGCGCATGTACCGCACGGGGGATTTGGCTCGTTATCGATCAGACGGAAATATCGAATTTCTGGGTCGAATCGATCACCAAGTCAAAGTGCGCGGTTACCGAATCGAACCCAGCGAGATTGAATCCGTCCTCTTGGAGCATTCAAAAGTAAAAGACGCCGTGGTGCGAGAGTGGACGGACGAGCAGAATGAAGTGGATCTGTGTGCCTATGTCGTCACAGCGGGTTCTGTAACCCCAGACGAACTGAAAAGCGATATCAGTCAAAAACTGCCCCGGTATATGCTGCCGTCCTTCATCATCCAGCTCGAGGAAATCCCTCTAAATCCCAATGGCAAAGTGGATCGCAGCAAACTGCCAAAACCGGATGTTTCCCATGTGCAGTATGAATACGTAGCTCCGGCCACTCCTTTGGAGAAACAGTTGACCGCCATATGGGAGGAAGTATTAGGAGTGGATTCCATCGGTGTCACCGATGATTTCTTTGCGATCGGCGGCCACTCGTTAAAAGCAATTTCGCTGATCAGCCGCATCGATGAAGTCCTTCACCGGCGTGTACAGGTATCCGTGATGTTTACCCATCGGACCGTTCGAGAGCTGGCTGCCTACCTGTCAACGTCGGCAGACGACTCCTCTGCCGTACCCTTGCTAAATAAGAATACCGGGGCAAATCTATTCTGTTTTCCACCGATTGCTGGGTACAGCGCCGTATTTTCAAGGATGGCTCAGGAGCTGGATACACACACAGTGGTGGGTCTGGATTTTATCGAAGATGACGACCGATTGCAAAAATACAGGGATCAGATCATCCAGATGCAAAAAGAAGGACCTTATCGATTGCTCGGCTATTCGGCCGGCTGTTCGCTCGCTTTTGAAGTGGCCAAAAAAATGGAAAGCGAAGGGCATGAAGTTTCGGATTTGATTCTGCTGGATGGAGTGCCGAGAACAAACATCCTCTTCTCAACAGATGAGGAAGTGAAGAGACAGGCTGAAGAAGCCGTGGAAACGTTTCTTCAACATCAGTTACGGAAGGATTTATCCGTTGGTACCAAGGAAGCGTTTCTCGAAAAAGTGGAGAACTATCTCCGCTATTTCAATCGGGTGATCAATGATGGCGGGGTAGAAGCCTCTATTCATGTCGTCCAATCGGAAGGCGGAAGTGAGAAGGTGATGGATTGGGAGGCGATGACCCCTCGATTTCACCATTACCAAGGATCAGGAGGGCATATGGATTTGTTGGTTCCGCCACATCTAACAACCAACACGGCTATGATCCAGCAAATCCTGATGAACAAAGTAGAAGTATAG
- a CDS encoding SRPBCC domain-containing protein: MSHNDKTNEVPYVITRTFDAPRKLVFKAFTESEHLQHWWGPKGWTLEISEFDFRPGGAFHYSQRSADGQKMWGKFVYREIGEPEKLIYTSSFSDEAGNTVRAPFSQTWPLEILNTLTFTEQEDKTILTMHMAPLSATEEERKTFEAMRPQVQQGFAGTLDQLAAYLSKAN; encoded by the coding sequence ATGTCCCATAACGACAAAACAAACGAAGTTCCGTATGTGATAACGCGGACTTTTGATGCGCCACGAAAGCTCGTTTTCAAAGCTTTTACCGAATCTGAGCACCTGCAGCATTGGTGGGGGCCCAAAGGATGGACACTTGAGATTTCTGAGTTTGATTTCCGTCCGGGTGGCGCCTTTCACTATAGCCAGCGATCTGCGGACGGCCAAAAAATGTGGGGCAAATTTGTTTACCGCGAAATCGGTGAACCGGAAAAGCTTATCTATACGAGTTCTTTTTCTGATGAGGCGGGCAACACGGTCCGGGCTCCCTTTAGCCAAACCTGGCCGCTGGAAATCTTGAATACCTTGACCTTCACCGAGCAGGAAGACAAGACGATCCTCACCATGCACATGGCTCCCCTGTCCGCGACGGAGGAGGAACGCAAAACCTTTGAGGCCATGCGTCCGCAAGTTCAACAAGGCTTTGCTGGGACCCTTGACCAACTCGCTGCTTATCTGTCAAAAGCGAATTGA
- a CDS encoding ArsR/SmtB family transcription factor — MKDALSALAEPNRLHMVELLREGPLTVGEIADRLKLRQPQVSKHLRVLHDAGLVEVQPIANRRIYKLRPQPLQELDTWLESFRHVWEERFDQLDDYLHKLQEKEKKTDESS; from the coding sequence ATGAAAGACGCTTTAAGTGCTCTTGCCGAACCCAATCGTTTACACATGGTCGAACTCCTGCGAGAAGGACCACTCACTGTGGGGGAAATAGCTGATCGACTGAAGCTTCGTCAACCGCAGGTTTCTAAACATCTCCGAGTCCTTCACGATGCCGGGCTTGTCGAGGTGCAGCCGATCGCCAACCGACGAATCTACAAGTTGCGACCCCAGCCGCTCCAAGAGCTGGACACTTGGCTGGAATCCTTTCGCCATGTCTGGGAAGAACGATTCGATCAGCTGGACGATTATCTGCACAAACTGCAAGAGAAGGAAAAGAAGACGGACGAGAGTTCGTGA